The genomic window tattttataattattagactatgtatttattttatttttaattacataatatattttttttgtttattttttagcttacattcagtaattttaataatggaaAGTGCTCTTTTTGGTATGTTTGTTATTGCAATTTTATATGATCAAATGGATGCTATTTATAATGATCAGACAACAATTGAACAAACAGTGTATAAACGTCCAAATCCAttacatagatatatattttctgttatttGTCGTTGGCCAAAAAAATCTAGATCtacatctaaaattaatattcgatCTGTATGATTTAAACTTTGTGTtactaaaattgattaaaaacacatgattataaaatgttttaatcttataaatgCTAAGCAAAACAgaaattgtgtttaattttacgatttttttttttgtgtttttttttttttttacatatgtttattatggtacaaattaaaactatattttgtcataaacatatattttgtaaataatgttcACCTGGCATTTTCAAATCTGTCATATTCTTATTGCtttcattattaaactttttccAATTCATTCCCAAATATCTCACAGTTCATTGACTGATCTTATTATAACCGCTGGTTTCTcagtttaaattttctattgtaGTTCTTCCCTAACTTTACTAATGTACCTTTTTCATGCAAAAATAACTGTTAAACTATTTATGCATAgtttatacaacataaattacttaaatcatgtgataatttgtttttatattcaaatttatagttatatattactatccCAGTTTAAGGGAAAGTGAAGTGATACTAGTACCCAACATCTGGTTTCTGTATcctatgattttttattttatttattaattgtagtaTAGCATAAagttatgatttttgttacattagtttttatttttataatttatttttaagaaatatataaattaacatgatgtgttacaatttaatatttacacataactttaattatttgtaaacctaaaattttatttttttattttgagaaaTTGAATAAAACGGTGCcagattattattaccataaaatcataaaataataatatattaaatatcaattataagctgaatagtaaaatatcttatgataccatattattgaaaataattaaattaaactattcgaaaatgtattttatgactGTATGTGCACAGTTTGTTctattaatatacaactacttaattattttatctgaaaaatttttaatgggttttgatttagtattaagtataaattgttacgattatgatttatatgataGATCATtatgtaatgaaaatatttatatattataattaatattttaaaaataattcattaagttTTCATGaagtgaaaaaatgtttaagaggACATAATACCTACGTGTTTTGTCTCCATCTTACTAACATGCATTacaagaaatttatttaactagaacccattttattttgttagttttaataatgaagtcaatttacttattaatatatttatatatttattactaatgttGTCTAGGGCATTATCTAggcttttattgataatattttattttttaaatgagttgaaagaattttaaagttttaatattttacataggtagttattattcactttaaaattaaaaacataaataaaacacaactGATGCcttagataatattcttactttaagttaaataataggttaattgattttaatattaaagcttataacaaaaaatgggTTCTGGTAAATGCAAATTTGCTATGATGTACATTAGTAAGACAAAGACAAAAAACAAGGAGGTATGGCATCctcttaatacataatatactatttatttgattataaacttttaaatttaattttcttatattcgatcttgtttatttttgtagatgtttgtatacatttattataattatgcaatTGTTGtggatttcataataattataccctttattaaataatgttaatatttttaaacatggtGTTTAGTTtaacaatttgtaaaataggacttatttaataattaatttcaattttaagatGTAGCATTATTGTTAGATTTTtgtgttgtaattttaaaaatgtaaaaataatatttccatgtaaaaagtatataattttgttaaaaattgttttacaattaatgttattgtgttataaaataatgatatgtataaatatatataatttatttagcaaATAACTGTGTTATGTTATTTCCTAGATTTTAGAAGAAAATGtctcattacattttattgattaaacttAATACTCATACTAGATTATTTGCTAGGCAACAAAACCtactgttgttattattttatttgatatctttgttgcatttaaaattaaatacctgtttagtttagtttaatttatacaaaatgttttgcaATGAAGAATATGATGAACACATCACTGATGAAACTATCAATAGCCATAAAAACAAtggcaataatttattgaaaagtagtgattttatatctaaaccaattaaaggtataaaatgtacaatagatGAAAATATACTACAACTTCAGTATCCTTTATTAGatcaaaatagtattttgcacatactatagagtatagatgTTAATGTGTAATTGTAGTTTTACTAGTTTTAGTGTATAGTTATacctaatttcatttttttttaaatttacaatcaaGAGGTAGCCAATTTAAGTATGGTAAAcgatattacatatacataaataataatgtagtttaattgattttataatttttttattattaaatacatgtaaaTCTATTGAGTAGTTATATAAACTGTATGATGTATGGAATGGGACATTCAGTGACACTAATATAGAggttaaaaattcttaatttctTTATCTAAGTCATTCTTTTGGCTACGATTGCTGttctaaaatgttcaatatatgTGCAGCTGACAAGAATACAGTTGTATATGCAGCAGGTAGCTATATAGTTATGTTTGATATCAATGAAGGGAAAttgaattttagaaaatgCGCTGGCAATGGAGGAATAGGACATATAGCTGTAAGCTTACTcaacattttgaatagttttCGACAGTTAcctaatagaaattaatttttgttttattagaaaaatccaGTTTTGAGCCAAATTGCAGTAGGAGAAAATTGTACTAATCCATTGATTGTTGTGTACGAATGgccaacatttaaaataattagtgttCTCAAAGGCAGTGCTAAGCAACAAAACAATTGGTTATCCTATAGGTATaagtaaagtataatttaactaggtacttattataatttataataaatataaaaattgagtaGGTAGTTACTTATAGTATTTATCAAGTATATGGTTACAGTATACCTGGTCATCaagtaaattacaataatgtatatgtgttatttgaattcaatgacgAACCATTGCATAGGTACTAAAGTATGCAATAGAAATCATTCTGATTAAAGACAgtcattaaacaattattattaaatacttagtaaatgtatattttaaattaaagttaaaatgttttgaaaatgtcactGTATATAGAcagtaaatatatcaatatacgtaataagtaaaagtttcaattctccaagaaaattatttttgaataccaACAAAATAAGaggtatagttattaaaattgaaatttttgtttgaatatccAATACTGTTAAGACTTGAACTTCTATGTCTATCACTCATAAAATGTGTTTGTTATGGCTTTATGCTGAAGATTTTTTCAACTTCCACGAACaaaacttataagaaatcttagaaactttaatttttttaaacattagatgttaaaataaaaattgtatgtattttaatctacaatataatttgcaaGTTCTCATggttttgatgaattttataaacatttggacTTTAAacccattttaaaaaatgactgtattttcaataatttttaattgatataaaaaatacttatgaagaatcttgtattacattttcaatctattttatttgaaaatatttcaaacattaatttaattagtaaattctaataaggctataataatttatacctattttgtaaaaaatttaagtctCTATCtacagaaatttatttttgaattacttaataaatcaaaacagATTTGGTTGACAATAGATATTGCATAACAATTCTTGTTTTCCTTAATTTGTTTTCacctattgaaaattattgtgaaGATACATTCAATTTGCTAccaaaaactattttcaatgttgaaaatttaagtaggtagtaaAACTGCCCTTAAagacaataacaattttttgtttttatataaataaaaaacaatctatTGTAAAAccagtataaatttattggttcgctcaaagtataatataaattcaatttttgttttcagccaaaatggtaaatatttgTGTTCACAAGCGGGAGAACCCGATAACACTTTAACAATTTGGGATTGGAAGAAATCGAAAATAGTTTTGAGGACTAAATCTCACaatcaaaatgtatacgtTTGTAGATTTTCGAACTTTATATCCGACCACTTGGTAACTGCAGGATCGGGGCACCTAAAATTTTGGAAAATGGCAAAAACATTTACCGGATTAAAGCTTCAAGGTCAACTCGGACGTTTTGGAAAAACAGAAGTTTCAAACGTTATTGGAATTTTCTCGATGCCCGATgagaaagtaaaataaatacagtcctattttaagattaaatattattatgttatgtatacacgtatattgaaatgttagtaattgtattttgtgcTACTATCAGTACACTCAgtcagatttataaaatacaaattaatattatggtcgATTAacgtattaagtttttttgagTAATGCggggaaaatatattttagtaagtgATGAATTTTGTTCTAGGACTATATTTTCGTATGGGCATTAGtagatttataattaggtTTTAACTgcgaataatttttctaatttcctCCCCCTTCTCATTAATAAGGGACACCAGAAATTTTGGTATGGACAGCTGCCCAGTGTCAACACTACCCATACGTTAGAAGTTAGAACCGCCACTGTGGCTTGGTGCATTACAtaggtcaaaagtaagaattttctaatagttttcaaaaaaatcaatttttatattattgcaacTCAAAAACGAATCTCACTGTAATTTCTTAAAGTTTTctccaaatgtttatattactatgttagtgttatttttacgcgattaaatgttcaaaatattttgactaattttgagctatttatagacaactacaatttttgattttttataattattgttttttgaaaagtcgataaaaaaaaatttggaacaaaacattaatatggaaaatattaatctatttctAAGCTAAGCTTTATTCTacctatattcaaattttaattgatggatatcaaatttatagtaTCTATACCAATTTTCAAGAATGATTTAgttcaataaacaaaaaagatcatattattaaatatttttacctatttaacAATAGGTAATATCCAGCTGCGATTGGGGTAATATTTTGGTGTGGAATAAAGAATTCATCGACGTCGAAGTAACGAGAAAATTTAGAAAACCATGTCATTTAGCACCGATAATCATGTTTTTGTACTCCGAAAATGATGAACTATTAACGAGCATCAGCATGGACGGTACGATCAAATTCTGGTATTATCGTACAATTGATTCATCTGATCCACCTGAAAATGACCGTGTACTAGAAATGGAACCGTCATTTACGATTAGCGTTCAAGACAATGAGGGTAACGCAAAAATCATGGGTATGTGTAAGGTTGAAGATGGCGACCACAAATCGAACGATTATTTCATtcaggtataattattattcactagATAAATCTAGCTAAtagctatatattaaataattcatcattATGATAGACCTTGTGATGAGGTGAATTtgtgtaattaaaatgtataacatcataatataagtatataatacacgttattatatatactgtataccgTCTGTACCTATAGGATTATTTTAATCACTggggatttaaaatttttatatacctacgtatagccgtataggtatacttattgTAAACTTTTtggttacctatatttttattatttttgttgttttattgtagGATGGTAATGGTGGAATATGGCTTGCTGACATCGAAATGGTCGCAAACGCGAAACCGCTAAAACGGTTAGCCAAGTTTCACGGCGATATAATAACTTCTTTGCAACCATCACCTGTCGGTTATTTTATTGCTACTACTTCGTTGGATGGTTGGCTCCACGTGTATGATGTCACAAACAAAAAGTTGATATTTAcctacaattttaaagtaccAATAACTTCGTCAATTTGGTTACCTCTAAAGGTATatgaacttaatattttatcattatatagtgtttttaatcataagaaacatatttagtacctattttgaTGCTccagatttatattttaggtgaTTACCCTCATAGTCATATCACTCATATCCCTAAATATGTGACTACAAACgtggttaaataattatcaaatatattatactataatatttatttatttataataattatagaaaatagtccaataatgtttaaaccaaatttaaattaataatttgtgtagATAGCTAGTTCGGGAGATATTTTCGTGATTGGATTTCAAActggaattttaaaaatagtcacCGTACccctcaaaaaatgtattgaagaaaaagaattaaatCTTACCGAATTAGTGGAAGTACAAGTAGGTTATAAGTACTAACTTGAAATAACTATTagatcattaaaatgtatagaaatatttatagattgaatattgatagtttaatttattattgtacaataatcgtATTGTTTTCTATTTAGAGTTCAAAACCTCATACTAGTACTATCAGACATTTGTCCATTAACCCTAGCGCCAAAATTCTTTTATCTGGAAGTGATgacaacacaatatttatctacaaaataaaaactgaaccTATCAAGTTGAGTCCTATTGGAATGTTTCCATTACCTGGAAAAGTCACTTTTATTCATTGGAAACCTTcagaagtaaaaatatttgcgTTATGTATAGTAATCACTAGGGCTGTgaatttaatgcattataaatactgaaaaatgcatttaaataaagaaaaataaatttgaattgctctgaaaaatttaaatttaaaaatataaaaatctatctacctaggtttattataaaggaataccatatttttaaaataaaaataaaaaataatccataAAATGTGTATCAAAAAAACTCTAtgatatgttttcaaaaaagtcCATACCTACAGTTACGTATATTTGGGGGGGGGGTTCAACCTCCTCGAAAATTGATAgttgtgtaatttatttatatcatcattcatcgataaatattgattattgtaaatttttttatgaacctccgaaaattttttttgtgtacggGCCTGCAATGGCtgcatacctacataaaatatgtaaccaAAATTAGAGGAGTCatcttgaaataattatattagatacctTATCAAggcatcaaattatttttcttatttttctattatttaatcgaAATTTTTTTAGAGCATTTTACTGTGGAAATTTTTCACTGATATTTGGTCTTGAAATTATGaagttttaattgaaaaaaattattggaaaattCGAGTTATTTAGTCACTTAAGTTAAACACAAGTTGGATTTGGAtagtaattaaagtaatttaataggtactactCGAATTGTGTTCATTAAGTCACAACTCGCGCTGGCTTatgaattaaaagttataaatttaacttaattcaaATTCACTACCCTAGTGATAACAGttgaataggtactatattgaaatgttttcaCTACCATATTCAGTGATCGAAGTGGCTCAAAACAAGTGGAGGGATACCTCAACTTTTATGCTATTGTTTATATCAtgcctatattatacctatggtCCTATGTCCTATATGTCCTATTATCCTATGTCTATAAGTGGAGGAATGACAAATGTAGATTATAATAGGTGGTGAGATGCCATCACTCTGTATCTACTCCACTTCGACTACTGaccatataggtacctagaaAAATCACTTTTAATCACTGGAATcaattagatataaaaatattttacgcgTTTAcaccttatttattaattctatattttttgattttttgaatgtttaaattgattttaggaACAGATGGTATTAATAAGTTGTGATACTGGACATATTGTAGAAGTGAAAGTTCCTGCAAGTCGTCCACCATATACCAcagaatcatttttgttaaaacttgAATCGCGTATAATACAAACTATGAGCATTAAGTCAGAACTACAAcgtcaacaatatttttttgatttggagcagaaaaaaaaagagaatatagagaaattgaaaatcattagAGAAAAAAATCCTGATCTGGAAATCgatgaaatgttatatttcgaAGATTCTGAAGAAAACGAACCGCCAAAAATCATTATTCCACCATTACCAAACCCTGTATTGTTTGCAATATACACTCCATCAGAGAAAGGTATATGGGTATCGATTGATGGATATGACGCtggttatttatatgaatatgattTTAACATGTCTGGACCAGTAATTAatgcacatataataataccttataaaaataatattccactAACTGCGATTACTAtgttgtaagtatatattatactacccataaatactatagtgcttactaaaattattaactgcaTGTAGTACTCGTACACAATATACTTTTTACCTTATGCACCTTTTTAAGTAACAGCTAATGCTTGAATTTCAAGGAGACTCGGTGGAATTGAGTacctcttaatattttaacttatctattttaattgtatcatAATCAATGAGAAATTTAAGTCATCAGGTGCACATATTGTTTTTGTGCTTTTGCATCCCCTTCTAATTTTTTCAAGCCCATgtttaagtatataggtacttataagttataaatatataaaattgaataatacagaataagttaaatgataattacataagtaatatatgtgtttatatatgaaccatatagtaatattatataagtaatataatttttaaattcctctatttaaattttaagtacaataattttttttattttttgttagaatCCATTTTTCTTAAGTTACAAACATTTGTTAACCTTCGTCCTTCACacaatgttttcattttatgatataactaactttttatattctaatatattctTCATTATGATTTCAAGTGGGACTGAtccattaacaattttaatgggATTTGCTGATGGTAGAATACGCCTTACAAATGTTAAAGTAAAAGATGTATCAGATTTTGGTGACTATATTGAATATTCGATTCACGATAATAAAAAAGGAAGAGTAAATATGTTGTGTTTTAGTCATGATAACTGTATGTTATACACTTGTGGTGATGATggaaacatttttagttttatatttcaatgtaaTAATCTAATCATTGAGAAGTGTATGTCTTCAATTTCTAAATTTCCTCAGTCATCAATATTGGTAGTAAGTCTTAtgctataacataaaaatgtaggtaatataattatttcaaatcataaatattataaatgtttatttataaattagggAGAAGATATTTTAACTACTAATGAAGATCTGAAATTAAGTTTGGAAGAAAGAAAGATTCATAAAGAAAACCTTAAAGCCTTAAACTTTGCTAATAAAGAAAAAGATAAAACTAGTTGTCTATTAAATGAATTGAGAGATAAGTTCAAACAAGTTATAGTCAGTAACAAGTCATTACCAGAAACATTACAATTAAGTgatgattattttcaattagatGAGAGAATTAATAGTTCACTTATTAAAGAAGCACAATctgaaatgaatatattacatttgaaGCTAGCGTTTGATTATGAAAAGAGCTCATTAGGTcttaagtatttgaaaaattatttcatcgatccaattttaactaataaatttgcaGTTAGAGCAATTTCGtatgtgtaattaatttaacaagaattatttttatataagtattaattttgtttatatctttattttttaaattaaacatttataggaGAGATGTAGTAGTCAAAACATTATACCATGAAGTgcgtcataatttatttagtagttTAGTAGAAGAATTTTTATCTAAGAAACTTAAACTTCCAAAACAAtcgtaagtaattaattttaataatcataattaaaatattattgtgtttaatgaaaatcaattaaatgtgTACGCTGCTAAGGCTTGAGGAAATAAAGGTTCCAAACAATATaaggtttatataatttacacaaaataataataaatattaataacatattgatattcatactattattttatgtatttatagaaaacGTGGATCGACAATATTAGACAAAGGAGTTCACAATCAAATCCATAATGTATCTGAATCAGAAATATTTCTTAGAAATGTACTTGAAGAATATCCTTCTTTACCAAAGAAAATTCAAAGCGCTATAGATAGGTTTGCTGCAAGAAgagattttgaaaatcaagaaattcttaaaattctaaatatgtataataataaaccagataataatactattgagGAAGAAGTGTTACTAAAAAATGCTTGGGATACTATAGGCTATATGAACTTAAAAACAGGATCGGATTTCAAGCTGACTGAAAATGAAATAGTTACAATGGAAGATAAAtttgaacaatatattaatgttaaaaaagagGTTAGTTatctattacttaaaatatttaaaataagtacatttattttaatttaaggatatatcatattatatgtatttatgtaataactaataggtttacaatttgaaaacaacttttaatgaaaaagTGTTAGAACTTAGACTCcgcaaaataagtttaatacaagattacaAACAATTCAAGTTTGATGtttgtatgataaaaaagGAATTAAATGATCCAGAAATAAAGACTCTGTCAGACTTTCCTGAAGTTATATTGGATGAATCTATTGATGTAAGAAACAATACAGaactatagtaaatttattatcataagtaataatttaatttctaaatttctaaatttttaaaattgtttaaattgattCCGCTGAACGACAATTTATTATGCTGTATGTGTGTAAGACAAAGACAACACATGTGGTATTGCGTCctcttaataaatcatattgtttaaatattacttaagcCTAGAAAAAAGTCTAAGAGTATCTACACTACATGTAGATACATCGGTACATGTATATGtcttgttataacttataacaactGGTTGCTGTAAACAATCACCATCTTGACTGGTAACATTCTCGGTGTCGTATAAATTAACAGTATGACATATACAtgtcaatacaattttgttatgTTCCTAATTGGTTATTTTTGATCTAACTATGTTATAGCATGGCTTAATTGATTCATTTGAACCTATTGTTCATTGGGATCCAACagatttgattttgaaatcaGAAAAAAGTCAAATGTGTAAGAATGCAATTTTTGATGAGCTTACTCATCTAGAAAACATTATGCTAAATATGAGAAAAGAACAATTGAAGTATAGACATATGTGTTTGCATAGAACTATGTTAACAAAAATCAACATGTTTGATAATGATCTAAATGAATTGGATAAAATGCGAAAAAGTGTTAAGCTCCAAATTAAATTCCTCGATTTATTGGCTTTAACATTTGAAGAAGAATTGATCATTTTGAATGATTTTGATTTAGTTGAagatgaatatttacaaagtgTAAGCCTTAAAATAGGTTTACAAAATGATAAAGTTAATCaagtaatgtatttatataataaacttctaccaattacaataaatattaactaggtaataaatgttattttattattgctagATACAAAGCATTCAAGAAGAAATCAAACACTTGAatgatattatcaataaaaaggCAAATATGTTATTAGACATTCAACACACTTTTGATATGGAAATACGAAATGATGAGTTtgctaagtattttaaaaaaattttcaaaaagaaattaaaagtaCCTAAACTCAAATCTGACGATGTTGAAGGTATCtgtcataatacattttattaatttattaatttgtatttattttacagtgtcttcacttaaaaattatctactcaagttattaattttcatgaaatattatgtatgttgatGGAAAATatctatgcatttttttagatacacTTTCATCTTCTTCATCTGGAGGAAGTGATGAATCTGATCTAGAATTTATTAACGAAAGTGCAGAATCATTCACGACAATGAGTCGAGTCACTATATTTGATGAAAACGTATTACCAATAGGTTGTGacccaaaattatttaatattacattagaaTTGAGGTCAAAAAgatatgaaattgaaaaaaccatagaggataataaaaaaaaaatggatgtttttaatacacatttaagtttaacttatGAAGAATTTGATACCattgaaaatgaattaaaacaaaatataaatgaactaGAAGCATATCGGGTTagaattttacttatataattatatgttttttagctAGATATtaatactgtaaatataaGCAGATTTGCTTCTGTCAGACTTGAAAGAATTGATTCTTAGTGACACTATAACAGAATAATTCAAAAGTAGGGATAgtca from Aphis gossypii isolate Hap1 chromosome 1, ASM2018417v2, whole genome shotgun sequence includes these protein-coding regions:
- the LOC114126100 gene encoding cilia- and flagella-associated protein 44 isoform X1, which produces MFCNEEYDEHITDETINSHKNNGNNLLKSSDFISKPIKGIKCTIDENILQLHHSFGYDCCSKMFNICAADKNTVVYAAGSYIVMFDINEGKLNFRKCAGNGGIGHIAKNPVLSQIAVGENCTNPLIVVYEWPTFKIISVLKGSAKQQNNWLSYSQNGKYLCSQAGEPDNTLTIWDWKKSKIVLRTKSHNQNVYVCRFSNFISDHLVTAGSGHLKFWKMAKTFTGLKLQGQLGRFGKTEVSNVIGIFSMPDEKVISSCDWGNILVWNKEFIDVEVTRKFRKPCHLAPIIMFLYSENDELLTSISMDGTIKFWYYRTIDSSDPPENDRVLEMEPSFTISVQDNEGNAKIMGMCKVEDGDHKSNDYFIQDGNGGIWLADIEMVANAKPLKRLAKFHGDIITSLQPSPVGYFIATTSLDGWLHVYDVTNKKLIFTYNFKVPITSSIWLPLKIASSGDIFVIGFQTGILKIVTVPLKKCIEEKELNLTELVEVQSSKPHTSTIRHLSINPSAKILLSGSDDNTIFIYKIKTEPIKLSPIGMFPLPGKVTFIHWKPSEEQMVLISCDTGHIVEVKVPASRPPYTTESFLLKLESRIIQTMSIKSELQRQQYFFDLEQKKKENIEKLKIIREKNPDLEIDEMLYFEDSEENEPPKIIIPPLPNPVLFAIYTPSEKGIWVSIDGYDAGYLYEYDFNMSGPVINAHIIIPYKNNIPLTAITMFGTDPLTILMGFADGRIRLTNVKVKDVSDFGDYIEYSIHDNKKGRVNMLCFSHDNCMLYTCGDDGNIFSFIFQCNNLIIEKCMSSISKFPQSSILVGEDILTTNEDLKLSLEERKIHKENLKALNFANKEKDKTSCLLNELRDKFKQVIVSNKSLPETLQLSDDYFQLDERINSSLIKEAQSEMNILHLKLAFDYEKSSLGLKYLKNYFIDPILTNKFAVRAISRDVVVKTLYHEVRHNLFSSLVEEFLSKKLKLPKQSLEEIKVPNNIRKRGSTILDKGVHNQIHNVSESEIFLRNVLEEYPSLPKKIQSAIDRFAARRDFENQEILKILNMYNNKPDNNTIEEEVLLKNAWDTIGYMNLKTGSDFKLTENEIVTMEDKFEQYINVKKEVYNLKTTFNEKVLELRLRKISLIQDYKQFKFDVCMIKKELNDPEIKTLSDFPEVILDESIDHGLIDSFEPIVHWDPTDLILKSEKSQMCKNAIFDELTHLENIMLNMRKEQLKYRHMCLHRTMLTKINMFDNDLNELDKMRKSVKLQIKFLDLLALTFEEELIILNDFDLVEDEYLQSVSLKIGLQNDKVNQIQSIQEEIKHLNDIINKKANMLLDIQHTFDMEIRNDEFAKYFKKIFKKKLKVPKLKSDDVEDTLSSSSSGGSDESDLEFINESAESFTTMSRVTIFDENVLPIGCDPKLFNITLELRSKRYEIEKTIEDNKKKMDVFNTHLSLTYEEFDTIENELKQNINELEAYRIKKQLKLNEVKTTILINKSQMTKVELLKSCIVLYGNVMQDLTNRVMELKKERREIIYTLKNEKLVAKQFRTEITKMENILKSYKIAIKDEMIKKFKIETDWNFLDEMEMTIISYMIINSKSKAKDTKEYFLREIRLLENKINSQTELIIDLLKWNTYKIKILKDVCGNINKIRQFLTEQKKNNIKLQNLTLETSFTMELTAIKHTYDTLLKQKQDIIEKINMYKCKGKMFPPIVKQSCTKPIQSQVINDRSLVTTPTLEEESEKSWTINDEQLTYNMEFNVEPKISNLSKQSLSRLTKQSSNYDSFENIDEVYGTNKWTTYYDEVIPPTTETVGDVTEYVFSEMAESENSLSDDNEFNGSLNNIHGDNKSKNK